The Vitis vinifera cultivar Pinot Noir 40024 chromosome 12, ASM3070453v1 genome has a segment encoding these proteins:
- the LOC109123449 gene encoding uncharacterized protein LOC109123449, which yields MSDEITPITLTALYEMMTDLTKRIERIELILSEYPSSSRGAPGVAMPSLPHLTPSMFATLGASHPRPRPHSVFQQHSSSISLATPTRPSPQFQGPPVITVPQERFPPHRRCRRHFLDLGAPLSGVFETLQAMGFLAPLAPRALPDPVPPQFRLDLYCAYHQSVGHHTDRCTALRHAIQDIVDSGTFGHPQSDMFPIPISAQALHADAHSPAVPDLIDLGD from the coding sequence ATGTCGGACGAGATCACACCCATTACTCTTACTGCTCTTTATGAGATGATGACGGATTTGACGAAGAGGATTGAGAGGATTGAGCTTATTTTGTCAGAGTATCCATCGTCATCGAGAGGAGCTCCAGGAGTAGCGATGCCTTCATTGCCACATTTGACTCCATCGATGTTTGCTACTTTGGGTGCCTCACATCCACGACCTCGCCCACATTCAGTGTTCCAGCAAcattcctcatccatttcaCTGGCTACGCCGACACGACCTTCGCCCCAATTTCAGGGCCCTCCAGTTATCACAGTTCCTCAGGAGCGATTTCCCCCTCATCGACGATGTCGGAGACACTTTTTAGATTTGGGCGCACCCCTGAGCGGGGTTTTTGAGACGTTGCAGGCCATGGGATTTTTGGCTCCTCTGGCTCCTAGGGCACTTCCAGATCCTGTGCCTCCACAGTTTCGTCTTGATTTATATTGTGCGTACCACCAGTCAGTAGGGCATCACACTGATCGTTGCACTGCTCTACGACATGCCATACAGGACATTGTTGATTCTGGGACATTTGGGCATCCTCAGTCTGATATGTTTCCTATTCCTATCTCAGCTCAGGCCTTGCATGCCGACGCTCATTCACCAGCAGTCCCTGATCTTATTGATTTGGGCGATTGA